The following nucleotide sequence is from Acidovorax radicis.
GGGCACCCCCATCAGTGCGGACAGCGCCAGCGATGCCCCCGTGGCCAGCACGATGCCGACAAGCCCACCGAGCGCCGCCAGCACCACCGCTTCGATCAGGAACTGCAGCAACACCTCACGCTCGAGCGCTCCAATGGCCAGGCGCAGGCCGATCTCGCGCGTGCGCTCGGTCACGCTCACCAGCATGATGTTCATGATGCCGATGCCGCCCACCAGCAGGCTCACAGCGGCCACGGCGCCCAGCAACGTGGTCAGCACCTTGGTGGTGCCCGAGAGCGTGTCGGCCAGTTGTTTGGTGTCGAGCACGTTGAAGTTGTCTTCGTCCGAATCGGCGAGCTTGCGCAGCTCGCGCAGCAGCTGCGTGAGACTCGCCTTCACACGCTCGGGGTCGCTGCCGTCCTTCATCGACACCAGCAGCGTGTTCACGCGCGTGTTGCCCGTCACGCGGCGCTGCAGGGTGCGCAGCGGCACCAGCACCATGTCGTCCTGGTCATTGCCAAAAGCGCCCTGCCCTTTGGACGTGAGCACGCCCACCACCTCGCACGAAAAGGCCTTTACACGCAATTGTTCGCCCACGGCATCACTGCTGCCAAACAGCTCGCGCCGCACGGTTTCGCCGATCACGCACACGGCGGCGCCCGCACGCAGCTCGGCGTCCGAAAAGTCGCGGCCCGTGCGCACAGTCCAGTTGCCGGTCTGCAGCCAGGCATTGGTGCTGCCGATGACGCTGGTCGTCCAGTTGCGCCCGCCCACCACGGCCGTGGCGGCCGCGCGGGCCTCGGGCGCCACGGCCAGGATGCCGCCGATCTGCTGGGCAATCACGTCGGCGTCGGTGTCCTTGAACGCCGGGGCGCCCGTGCCACCGCCGGGGCCCATGCGCTGGCCGGGGCGCACCTGCAGCAGGTTGGTGCCCAGGCCCGATATCTGGTTCTGGATGGCCAGCGTGGCGCCATTGCCCAGAGTGACCATGGTGATGACCGCACTCACGCCGATCACGATCCCAAGGACGGTGAGGAACGAGCGCATCAGGTTGCGCCGGATGGACCGCAAGGCCAGAAAGATGGTGTTGAAGAACATCAGTGGCCCTCCCCATGCGCCGGTGCCGCTGCGGGGACCACTGCGCTGGCGGCCTGGGCGGCATCAGGGCCCAGACCCCGTGGATGGGGGTTGGGTGCATCGCTGTCCACCACGCCATCCACAAACCGCACGATGCGCCGCGCGTACTCCGCCATGTCGGGCTCGTGCGTGACCATCAACACGGTGATGCCCTGCTGCACATTGAGCCGCCACAGCAGCTCCATGATTTCGCGACTGCGCTGTGTGTCGAGGTTGCCCGTGGGCTCGTCGGCCAGCAGCACGGCTGGCTCGGTCACGATGGCGCGTGCAATCGCCACGCGCTGCTGCTGCCCGCCCGACAGCTCGGACGGCGTGTGATGCTCCCACCCCTTGAGCCCCACCGCGTCGAGCGCCCTGGCCGCTGCGGCGTGGCGCGCTGCGGTTGATTCACCACGGTACAGCAGGGGCAATTCCACATTCTCTTGCGCCGAGGTGCGCGCCAGCAGGTTGAAGCCCTGGAACACAAAGCCAAAATAGCGCCGCCGCAGCCGCGCGCGCTCATCGCGCGAGAGGGATTCGACATGCACGCCCTTGAACAGGTATTCGCCCGTGGTGGGACGGTCCAGGCAACCGAGCGTGTTCATGGCCGTGGACTTGCCCGAGCCGCTGGGCCCCATGATGGCCACGAAGTCGCCCTGGGCAATGTCCAGGTCCACGCCTTTCAACGCCTGAAAAGCCAGTGCGCCTTCGCCATAGACCTTGGTCACGCCACGCAGGCGGATGATGGGTGTGTCCATTGCGGTCATGGCTTGGCAGCGGCGCTGCGCTGGTCCGTGATCACGGCCATGCCGGGGACAAGCCCTTCGCCCGTGACCTCGGTGTGGCGTCCGTCGCTGATGCCCACCTGCACGGTGACCGCCTGCGCCGCCCCGTCCTTCAGGATCCACACCTGCCGGGTCTTGCCGGCCCCGTCGCCCGCTTCTGCGGCGCTGCCAGGCTTGCGCGGACCCGAGCCAGAGCGTGGCATGCGCGGCAAGAGCTGCGACATGATGCCCCCGCCACTGCCCGATGCGGCCGTCTTCGCACCGCCAGCACCTGGCTTGGCATCATCACCGGGGGCCTGCGCAGGCGTGAAGCGCAAGGCCGTGTTGGGCACCAGCAGTACATCGTTGCGCTCGGTGGACGTGATGGTGGCCGCCGCCGTCATGCCCGGTCGCAGGCTCATGTCGCTGTTGTTCACATCCAGCCAGGTGATGTAGGTCACCACGTTGTCTGTTTTGGTGGACCCGAACGACACCCGCGTGACCTTGGCCGGATACCGGCGCGAGGGATATGCGCTCACGGTGAAGCTGGCGGTTTGCCCAACCTTCACCGAGCCTACATCCGCCTCGTCCACGTTCACATCCAGACGCAGCCGAGTGAGGTCTTCGGCCACAGTGAACAGCGTGACGGCCTGCAGCGACGCTGCCACCGCGTTGCCGGGCTCGACCGATCGTGCGAGCACCACGCCGTCGATGGGCGAGCGGATCGAGGACTTGGACAAATTGGTTTCGTCGGTGGAGAGGGCCGCGCGGGCATCCTGCACCGTGGCCCGCGCACTGTTTTCATCGGCCAGTGCCCGGTCGAGGGTGGCGCGGCCGGTGTCCAGTTCGGCCGCCGACGGCACCTTGCCGCCCGACAACCGCGCCACCTCTTGCAGCCGTGCCAGCGAGGTCTTTGCCTCTTGCGTGGTGGCAGCGGCCTGGGCCTGGCGGGCCTGCGCCGACGCCAGCGAAGCCCGTGACCGCAGGACCTGCGACTCCAGCTTGGCGGGGTCCAGGTCCACCAGCAGCTGGCCCTTCTTGACCTTGTCGTTCACGTCCACCAGCACATTGCGCACGGTGCCCGACAGCTCACTGCCGATGGTCACCGACCGCGTGGGCTGCAGCGTGCCGTTGGCGGACACCGTAAGTGTGAGGTTGCCACGGCGCAGTTCTTCGGTGATGTAGCTGGGCGCAACGCTGGCACTTTGGCCCGCTTGCCACCAATAAACGACGCCACCCACCACCACCAGCGCTGCAACGCCCAGCCACACCGGCGTGCGCAGCCACCAGCGGCGCGGGCGGTCGGCGCCCAGCAAGGCATTCAGACCGGCTGAAGCCGCCGGCCCGGTGGAAGTGGATGCGTCGGGGGTATCAGTTTTTTTCATAAAGCGTCATTCAAAAAAAGGTCCGTCGGCGTGTGGCGATGCCACAGGCCAGGCTGCGGGCGGACCGGCGAATGGCAAGACAACAACCATGGCGCATGCCCGCAACCGCCACTACGGCTACCGCCAGCCACCGCCGAGTGCCTTGTACAGGCGCACATGGTCTGCCGCGACGGCCGCGTTGACGGACGCCACGCTGTCCTGGGTGGACAGCAGCGTGCGCTGGGTTTCCAGCACAGACTGAAAATCGATGAGGCCACTGCTGTATCGCTGCTGCGCCAGCAGCGCGGCGTTGCCTGCGGCATCAGCTGCGTCCTGCAAAAGCGCTAACCGTTCGCGGTCCGTGCGCAAGGCCACCAGCGCGTTTTCCACATCCTGCAGCGCCGTGAGCACAGTGGCTTCGTAGGCCACGCGGGCCTGCTCCAGGCCTGCAGCCTGCACACGCACCTGGGCGCGCGCAGCGCCTCCATCCAACAATGGGACGGACACGCTGCCCAGCAGCGCGCTGGTCACCGCACCGCCACCGGAGAGCGCCCCCAGCGTGAGCGCACGCAAACCCAGCGAGCCGCCGAGCGAAAAACTGGGGTAACGCGCCGCATCCGCCTGCGACACCCGTGCCAGCGCCGCCACAATGCGCTGCTCCGCCGCCCGCACATCGGGCCGCTGGCGCAGCGTTTCAGCGGGGATGGCCACCGCCAGCGCTGCCGATGGCTGCGGCACCGGCGCGGTGGCGGCCAGCGCGGCATCGAGCGCGCCGGGCGCCTGCCCTGTGAGCACGGCCAGGTTGTAGCGTGACTGCGCCAGGCTCGACGCGAGCGCCGGGATCTGCGCCGCCGTCTGCTGCGCCGCCGACCGCGCCTGCTCGGACACCAGCGAGGTGGTCAAACCGGCCTGCAACCGCCACTGCGTGATCTGCAAGGTCTCCTGCTGACTGGCCAGGTTGCTCTGTGCAATGGCCAGGCGCTGCTGCAGCCCGCGCAGCTCGATGTAGTTCACCGCGACTTCAGCGGCCAGCGACACCTGCACATCGGCCAGACTGGCCTCGGCGGCACCGGCATCGGCCTCGCTGGCGTTCACACCGCTGCGCAGGCGGCCAAACACATCGGGCTCCCAGCTGGCATCAAAACCGGCCTGGAAGGTATTGCTGGTGCTGCTGGCGGCGCGGCTGCGCTGCGCAGAGGCAGAAGTGCTCACGCTGGGCAACAGGCCCGCAGCCTGCACATCCACCTGGGCGCGCGCCTGCGCCAGCGCAGACTGCGCCGTGCGCACGGTCGTGTTGGCCTGCAAGGCCTGCGTGATCAGCGCGGTGAGCTGGGGGTCACCCAACCGCAGCCACCATTGCGCAAGCGAATCGGCCGCGCGGCCCGGCGCGGCAGCCTCGTCCTCAGACCAGGCAGCCGGCACGTTGAGCGAGGGCAGACGGGCATCCTGCGGGGCAAGGGTGGTACAGCCGGTCAACGATGCCAAGGCGGCCAAGGCAGCCACCTGGGCCCACACACCCCGTGAGACGCCCCAACGGGGGGGAAAACGGGGCGTGGCTCGGTGCAACGTAGATAAGGGATTCATGGAGGTCAGGACCGCGTTCGCGCAAGAGACGCTATTGTGCAAACTCATGGCCGAGCGGTGGCACCCAGCACGTCAATCGCAGGTAAAGAATCAAGACAATCTGGGTTGGATATGGTGCGCTGCCATGCCCGGGGTCAAGTTTCCCGTCTTTTCTTTGGATGAACAGTGGCCACCCGCCAGCCAACGGGCCACGAACGCCTGGGGTGATGGGCCTGCCAACGCGGGCCATCTTTTCGCCAATGGGCGGCCCGATCGCCCTGCAGACCGGCGCACATCTATCGGCCTCGCGCAGAGAGCCGCAGCCTATGATGCGGCCTCTCCAACACCCGCCGGGGTGCACAACGGCACCACTGGCGTCGGTTCCTATGAGGGTCAGGTCGCAGCCTGCGGCACGGGGCTGATGGCGTCGAGCGGCCAGCGCGGCTTCACGTCAAAGGCGTAGTCGGTGCGCGCCTCTTGCTGCCCTGCCTGCAACCGCATCGCTGCCGCCATGGCGATCATGGCGCCGTTGTCGGTGCACAAATGCAATTCGGGGTAATGCACGCGCACCTTGGCTGCAGCACAGGCCGCATTGAGCTGAGCGCGCAAATGCCGATTGGCGCCCACGCCCCCGGCCACCACCACGCGCTTGAGGCCGGTCTGTTTGAGGGCCGTCAGCGTCTTCTTCACCAATACATCCACGATGGCGGCCTCGGTGCTGGCCGCAAGGTCGGCCTTGCGCGCAGGCAGGTCGTCGCCCAGCTTTTTGGCTTGCGTCAGCACAGCGGTCTTGAGCCCCGCAAACGAAAAATCGAGATTGCCGCTGTGCAACAAGGGCCGTGGCAACTTGAAAGCCGCAGGGTCGCCCTGTTCTGCCAGGCGCGAGAGCGCGGGCCCACCGGGGTAACCCAGGCCCATGAGCTTGGCGGACTTGTCAAACGCCTCGCCAGCAGCGTCGTCAATGGTTTCACCCAGAATTTCGTAGCGGCCCACGCCGTCCACACGCATAAGTTGCGTGTGCCCGCCCGACACCAGCAACGCCACAAAAGGGAATTCGGGCGGGTCAGCGCTCAAAAAGGGCGACAACAGGTGCCCTTCAAGGTGGTGCACCCCCAGCACGGGCTTGTCCAAGGCCGCTCCCAGGGCGCAGGCCACACCGGCCCCCACCAGCAGCGCACCCGCCAGGCCCGGGCCACGGGTATAGGCCACCACGTCCACCTCCGACAGCAAGAGGCCAGCGTCGCTCAGCACCTGGGTCGCCAACGGCAGCACGCGCCGGATATGGTCGCGGCTTGCCAGTTCGGGCACCACACCACCATAGGCCTGGTGCATTTCGATCTGGCTGTGCAGCGCGTGCGACAGCAGCGTGGGCACGGCACTGCCTGTGGTGCGCACCAGTGCCACGCCCGTTTCATCGCACGAAGATTCAATACCCAGTATCAGCAGACTCATGCCGCGAGTGTAAGAGCCTGCGAGAGCCTGCGAGAGCCTGCGCGCCCCGTGCGGGTGTCACCAGCGGTCTGACCGCATGCGCAGCTCCCAGCCCCCGCTGCGCAGCTCGTACACCCCGACGGCACCGTAGCGCTGCTCGCCTTTTTCGTCCCAGCTCATGGTGCCGATCACGGGTGCATAACCGTTGATGCTGTGCAGGGCCTTGGTGATGTCCTTGGGGTCGGCAGACTTGGCTTTCTGGATGGCCGCCGACAACACGTACATGCTGTCGTAGCTGTAGTGGCCGCCATAGGCCGGGGGCTTTTTGTAGGCGGCGACGTATTTCTCCAAAAACGGCTTGCCGGTGGTGAACTCCTTGGCTTCAAGCACGGGCGACGTGGCATAGATGCCCTGGATCACGCCGGCACCCCGGGTCATGTCGGTGGTCTTGATCGTGTCTCCGCCCAGCAGTCGCACGTTGGTGTGATCGACCTTGCGCAGCGCGTCTATCAGTGCCAGCGCCTGAAAATCGTTGAGGGTGGAAACAATCACCTCGACCTTCGCCGCCTTGAGTTCACCGGCCAGTGCGTCAAACGCCACGGTCTTGTCGTCAAACGACTTGCGCACCACCACCTCTTTTTTCTCGGCCTTGAGCTGCTCGGCTGCGCCATCGGCCAGGCCTTTGCCATAGGGGGTTCCATCGTCAAGCGCGGCGTAGCGGGCAGCCCCCAGTTGCGTCGCAGCAAACGAGCCGATGGCACGCGCCTGCAAGGTGTCGTTGCCCACCAGGCGGAAGGTGGTGGGAAAACCCAGCTGCGTGAACTTGGGGTTGGTCGAGATGGCGAGCTGCGCAATGTCCTTGGCGGCATAAATGGGTGCGGTGTCAATACTCACACCCGAGTTGAGGTGCCCGATGACCGCCACCACCCCCGAGTCCACCAGCTGCTGGGCGACCACCTTGCCCGTGGCTGCATCGGCCTTGTCGTCCACCGACACCACCTCCAGCGTCACCCGCTTGCCATCGACGGCGTAGCCCGCTTTGTTGAGCTCGTCCACCGCCAGCTTGACCCCGTTGAGCAGATCCTGCCCCAGGGCCCCCAGGGGGCCTGTCAGTGGCTGGGCCACGCCGATTTTCAGGGTATCGGGCACCTTGCTGCAGCCCGCAACCAGTGCCGCAGTGGCAGCAGCGGCCACAACGGCCAGGGCCACGCGGGCGACAGGGGCAAGGCGGCGTGCAGCGCCCGCCAGGGGGCGCAGGCGGCGAATGTGCTGATTCATGCAGAAAACTCCCAATCGTTGGATGAATGTGACGAGATGTTCATGCGGCCCACCCCAAGACACCACGGGGTAAGCCCGCCCGGACGCTGCTGTATTAGCAACTTTCAGGCCCCACAAGCCTCACCATCCCGGCTGCAGCGCGACGACACAGGCAACCGGCCCCGGCAAAACAGGTCGAGGCACGGCCACCCACATGGGGACTGCGTGGCACGCGGTTGCTTTTGCAATGCTCGGCCGGGGCCGTCATGGCGCAAAAATTGCATGCGCCTGCAGCCATGAATGAGGCTTTGCGCATCGTGGTGGTGGCCCCTGATCTGGCCATTGCCGACCCCGAGGACGAACACGCCGTGGAACAGGCAGAACGTTCGCGGGCGCTGCGCATTGGCTTGCTGGAGAACAATTTCAATCTGGTGGCCACGCTGCCCGCCGACGTTTTTCTGAGCGAACGCATCGCCCAGCTGCAGCCCGACCTCATCATCGTGGACGCTGAAAGCGAAGCGCGTGATGCGCTGGAGCACGTGGTCATGGCCACCCGCGACGAGCGCCGCCCGATCGTGATGTTCACCAACGACGAGGACACCTCGCACGTGAGGGATGCCGTGGCCGCCGGGGTGTCGGCGTATATCGTGGCCGGCCTGGCACCGCAGCGCATTCGCCCCATCCTGGACGTGGCGATGGCGCGTTTCCAACACGAGCAGGCCCTGCGCGCCGAGCTCGCCGATGCCAAAACCGAGCTGCGCGACCGCAAGACCATCGACCGCGCCAAGGGCCTGCTCATGCAGCGCCAGGGCCTGAGCGAGCAGGCGGCCTATGAAAAGCTGCGCAAGACGGCCATGGACAAGGGCCTGAAGCTGGCGGACGTAGCACAGCGCATGCTCGATGTGATGGATCTGCTGGGCTGACGCCCGCGCCTGGTGCACCCAAAAAAACGCTGCCCGAAGGCAGCGTTTTGGATGGTGCGCAAAGAGGCCGCAGACGCGCTCAGAACGCAGGGACCACGGCACCCTTGTACTTGTCCTGGATGAACTTCTTCACTTCCGGGGTGTGCAGGGCCTGGATCAGCTTGGCGATGCGGGGATCGTTGGCGCGGTCCGCGCGGGCGGCCACGATGTTGGTGTAGGGCGAGTCTGCGCCTTCGATGAACAACGCGTCCTTGGTCGGGTTGAGCTTGGCTTCGATCGCGTAGTTGGTGTTGATGAGCGCCAGGTCCACGTCAGCCAGTGCACGGGGCAGCAGGGGCGCTTCGAGCTCCCTGAACTTCAGCTTCTTGGGGTTCTTGGCCACGTCCAGCGGCGTGGGCGTGAGGCTCTTGGGGTCCTTGAGCTCGATCAGCCCTTGCTTGGCCAGCAGGATCAGTGCGCGGCCACCGTTGGATGGGTCGTTGGGAATCGCCACCGTGGCGCCATCCTTCAGGTCCTTCACGTTCTTGATCTTGCTGGAGTACGCACCGAAGGGCTCCACATGCACCTTGCCATTGGGCACCTGCACCAGGCTGCTCTTGCGGTCTTTGTTGTAGCTGTCCAGGTAGGGCTGGTGCTGGAAGAAGTTGGCGTCCAGCTGCTTGTCTTCGACCGCCGCGTTGGGCTGGATGTAGTCGCTGAACTCCTTGACCTGCAGATCCACGCCCTGGGCCTTGAGCTGGGGTTTCACAAAGTTCAGGATCTCGGCGTGTGGCACGGTCGTGGCGGCCACCTTCAGCACGTCGGCAGCATGGGCGCTGACGGCCAGGGCGGCAAGGGCAATTGCGGACAGGGTCTTTTTCAACATGACAGGCTCTTTCAATGAATGAAGGCACGGCAGGGTCAAAAAATACGGGATAACCCTGACGCTTGGCGGCAAGTTTAACGGCGAAATCCCCTTCAAAACAGCTTCCTTAGCCATTTTTTGATATAAAAACAAGGTTTTATATGCGAATTATGCGCAATCATTGCACCAGGCGAGGCCACCGAATGGTGCATTGCACAACAACAGTGCAGAACAGGCTGGGGCCCACGGGCTACTTTGAGAACCCCATCGCCTGATGGACTGCTGGCCCCAGGCCTGCCCCCACATCCGTTCGGGCTGAGTTCGGGCTGAGCTTGTCGGCGCCTTGCGCGACTTTGGGGAGCCCTTCGACGGGCCTGCCCTGCGCTTGCCCAAGAACCCAGGGCGAATGGGGTTTGCCTGAGATAGCTGGTCAATCAAGCCAAATCGGCCTCCAGCGCCCAACCTATAAGCGCTAACAGCTATACGAAATATAGCAATAATCCACCGATAACAACCAAACCCAAGACAACCCGTGTCTGGCACGGCGCTTGCATTACCCCTTGCGGGACCAATGACGGTTCCACTGATCACGGCACGGACCCAATGACGGGTTGGTGCTGCGGCGAGCCCCCGGGGTATCGCCATGGACAAAGGCGTCCCTCTTCGCGTTTGGCGTTGCATGTGAGTGTGCAACCCAGCCGGAGAGGACGCCTTTTTTGTTTTTAACGCACCAAGGAAACGCCCCATGACCGATCTGTTGAAAACCAGCCTCAACCGCCGCACCGTGCTGCAGGCCGCCACCATGGGCGCGGTGGGGGTGAGCCCCGCGCTGCGCGCCCTGGTTCATGCGCAGGGGTCCGACGCGCCCGAGAAAAAGGAAGTGCGGATCGGCTTCATCCCGCTGACCGACTGCGCCAGCGTGGTCATGGCCTCGGTGCTGGGCTTCGACAAGAAGTACGGCGTCACCATCATCCCCACCAAAGAGGCCAGCTGGGCCGGTGTGCGCGACAAGCTGGTGAACGGTGAACTCGACTTTGCCCATGTGCTGTATGGCCTGGTCTATGGCGTGCACCTGGGCACGGCGGGCCCCAAGAAAGACATGGCCGTGCTGATGAGCATCAACAACAACGGCCAGGCCATCTCCCTGTCCAAGGCCCTGGCCGACAAGGGCGCGGTGGACGGCCCCTCGCTGGCCAAGCTCATGGCCAAGGAAAAGCGCGAATACACCTTTGCAGGCACCTTCCCCACCGGCACCCACGCGATGTGGATGCACTACTGGCTGGCAGCGGCCGGCATCAACCCCATCTCGGGCGCCAAGCTCATCACCGTGCCGCCACCACAGATGGTGGCCAACATGCGCGTGGGCAACATGGACGGCTTCTGTGTCGGCGAGCCCTGGAACCACCGCGCCATCATGGACGGCATTGGCATCACGGCCAACACCACACAAGACATCTGGAAAGACCACCCCGAAAAGGTGCTGGGCACCACGGCCGATTTCGTCAAGAAGAACCCCAACACCACCCGCGCCGTGATGATGGCCGTGCTCGAAGCCAGCCAGTGGATCGACGCCAGCCTGTCCAACAAGATGAAGATGGCCGAAACCGTGGCCCAGAAGGCCTACATCAACACCAGCGTGGACGTGATCAACCAGCGCATTCTGGGCCGCTACCAAAACGGCCTGGGCAAAACGTGGGACGACCCCAACCACATGAAGTTCTTCAACGACGGCGCGGTCAACTTCCCCTATCTGTCAGACGGCATGTGGTTCCTCACCCAGCACAAGCGCTGGGGCCTGCTCAAGAGCCACCCCGACTACCTGGCGGTGGCCAAGCAAATCAACCAGATCGACCTGTACAAATCGGTGGCCAGCGCCATGAAGATCAATGTGCCCAAGGACGTGATGCGCACCAGCAAGCTCATCGACGGCGTGGTGTGGGACGGCAAAGACCCCGCCAAGTACGCCGACGGCTTCAAGATCAAGGCGTGAGGCCCTGCCCCGCCCGCTCCCACCGCGCCCCTGCCCCACTTTCTTGACGCCCCGCACAGGAGAACCCCATGGTCAGTGCCGTTTTTCACGCCCCCCTGGATGCAGCGCCCGCGCCTGCACAAAACGCTATGACAAATGTAGCTAGCAGCGCTTTATCCATAAGCGATAGAGGCCAAAAACACTCAGAAACCGATGCCACCAGCACGCCTACCGCGTCGGCAGCCCTTGCAACACCACCCTCCACTGGGCCCGTTCCACCGGCCAAGGGCCGCGACTGGGCATCGATGTCCCGCGCGTTCTGGATGGCGGTGCTGCCACCGCTGTGTGGGCTGGGGCTGCTGGTGGGCGTGTGGGCGGTGGTGTCCACCACCACGGGCGGCAGCATCCCCGGCCCGCAAGAAACCTGGAAGCAGGCGCTGGAGATTTTCAGCAACCCGTTCTACCGCAACGGCCCCAACGACCAGGGCGTGGGCTGGAACGTGCTGATGTCGCTGGAACGTGTGGCCATCGGGTTTGGCATGGCTGCGCTGGTGGGCATACCGGCGGGGTTTGTGATCGGCCGGTTCAACTTCCTGGCGCGCATGTTCAACCCGCTCATCAGCCTGCTGCGCCCGGTCTCGCCACTGGCGTGGTTGCCGATTGGCCTGCTGGTGTTCAAGGGCGCCAACCCCGCCGCCATCTGGACGATTTTCATCTGCTCAATTTGGCCCATGATCATCAACACGGCGGTGGGCGTGCAGCGTGTGCCGCAGGACTACATGAACGTGGCACGGGTGCTCAACCTGTCGGAGTGGAAGATCGTCACCAAAATCCTCTTCCCCGCCGTGTTGCCCTACACACTGACCGGCGTGCGCCTGGCCGTAGGCACCGCGTGGCTCGTGATCGTGGCGGCCGAGATGCTGACGGGCGGCGTGGGCATCGGCTTTTGGGTGTGGGACGAGTGGAACAACCTGAACGTCAAGAACATCATCATCGCGATCTTCGTGATCGGCATCGTGGGGCTGGTGCTGGAGTTTGCACTCATCAAGCTGGCCACCGCATTTACTTTTGAAGAGGTGAAAGCATGAACACGACCACCGCGGCAGCATCCGCACACCCCGCCACGAGCACCAAGTTCATCGAAGTCCACGGCGTCGCGCAGACCTTCAAGACGGCCAAGGGCCTGTTCCCTGCACTGCGCGACATCAACCTGACCATTGCCAAAGGCGAGTTCGTGGCGCTGATCGGCCACTCGGGCTGCGGCAAGTCCACCCTGCTCAACCTGATCGCGGGCCTCACAACCCCCACCACCGGCGCGCTTCTGTGCGCCAACAAGGAGATCAAAGGCCCCGGGCCCGAACGCGCCGTGGTCTTCCAGAACCACTCGCTGCTGCCCTGGCTGACCTGCTTTGACAACGTCTACCTGGCCGTGGAGCGGGTTTTTGGCGCCAGGGAAACCAAGGCGCAACTCAAGGCCCGCACCGATGCAGCGCTGGCGTTGGTCGGGTTGACGGCGGCGGCACAAAAACGCCCCGGCGAAATATCGGGCGGCATGAAGCAGCGCGTGGGCATTGCCCGCGCCCTCTCCATGGAGCCGCAGGTGCTGCTGATGGACGAACCCTTTGGCGCGCTGGACGCACTGACCCGCGCCAAGCTGCAAGACGAGTTGCTG
It contains:
- a CDS encoding MetQ/NlpA family ABC transporter substrate-binding protein, giving the protein MLKKTLSAIALAALAVSAHAADVLKVAATTVPHAEILNFVKPQLKAQGVDLQVKEFSDYIQPNAAVEDKQLDANFFQHQPYLDSYNKDRKSSLVQVPNGKVHVEPFGAYSSKIKNVKDLKDGATVAIPNDPSNGGRALILLAKQGLIELKDPKSLTPTPLDVAKNPKKLKFRELEAPLLPRALADVDLALINTNYAIEAKLNPTKDALFIEGADSPYTNIVAARADRANDPRIAKLIQALHTPEVKKFIQDKYKGAVVPAF
- a CDS encoding CmpA/NrtA family ABC transporter substrate-binding protein, encoding MTDLLKTSLNRRTVLQAATMGAVGVSPALRALVHAQGSDAPEKKEVRIGFIPLTDCASVVMASVLGFDKKYGVTIIPTKEASWAGVRDKLVNGELDFAHVLYGLVYGVHLGTAGPKKDMAVLMSINNNGQAISLSKALADKGAVDGPSLAKLMAKEKREYTFAGTFPTGTHAMWMHYWLAAAGINPISGAKLITVPPPQMVANMRVGNMDGFCVGEPWNHRAIMDGIGITANTTQDIWKDHPEKVLGTTADFVKKNPNTTRAVMMAVLEASQWIDASLSNKMKMAETVAQKAYINTSVDVINQRILGRYQNGLGKTWDDPNHMKFFNDGAVNFPYLSDGMWFLTQHKRWGLLKSHPDYLAVAKQINQIDLYKSVASAMKINVPKDVMRTSKLIDGVVWDGKDPAKYADGFKIKA
- the ntrB gene encoding nitrate ABC transporter permease — protein: MVSAVFHAPLDAAPAPAQNAMTNVASSALSISDRGQKHSETDATSTPTASAALATPPSTGPVPPAKGRDWASMSRAFWMAVLPPLCGLGLLVGVWAVVSTTTGGSIPGPQETWKQALEIFSNPFYRNGPNDQGVGWNVLMSLERVAIGFGMAALVGIPAGFVIGRFNFLARMFNPLISLLRPVSPLAWLPIGLLVFKGANPAAIWTIFICSIWPMIINTAVGVQRVPQDYMNVARVLNLSEWKIVTKILFPAVLPYTLTGVRLAVGTAWLVIVAAEMLTGGVGIGFWVWDEWNNLNVKNIIIAIFVIGIVGLVLEFALIKLATAFTFEEVKA
- a CDS encoding ABC transporter ATP-binding protein is translated as MNTTTAAASAHPATSTKFIEVHGVAQTFKTAKGLFPALRDINLTIAKGEFVALIGHSGCGKSTLLNLIAGLTTPTTGALLCANKEIKGPGPERAVVFQNHSLLPWLTCFDNVYLAVERVFGARETKAQLKARTDAALALVGLTAAAQKRPGEISGGMKQRVGIARALSMEPQVLLMDEPFGALDALTRAKLQDELLEIVARTQSTVVMVTHDVDEAVLLSDKIVMMTNGPAATIGEVLAVNLPRPRRRVELAEDPRYGQYRKAVIDFLYTRQAHVEKVA